A window from Pseudomonas sp. Tri1 encodes these proteins:
- a CDS encoding helix-turn-helix transcriptional regulator, giving the protein MSSIAVTDLTSTMDVDSVSRPVVALSATLVAKDWENATHQHRKAQLIYSVRGILNCEIEEGVWIVPPQCALWIPGDLPHSAWGSGEVECYCLFVEQDAAPDLPTTCCTISVSPLLRELLLKATAVPELYAPGGREERLLAVLLDELVAAPVEDLHLPMPRDPRLRRLAEMILATPADKTSKTAWATHIGMSERSMSRLLLQEIGMSFGRWRRQLHVILALQRLTKGDSVQTVALELGYENASGFVTMFRKAVGKPPARYLSDRTGSAVTAAAPGIMLPDPIAL; this is encoded by the coding sequence ATGTCGAGCATTGCCGTTACCGATCTGACCTCCACCATGGACGTCGACAGCGTCTCGCGGCCGGTTGTGGCTCTGAGTGCCACATTGGTCGCCAAGGACTGGGAAAATGCCACGCATCAGCACCGCAAGGCGCAGCTGATCTACTCGGTTCGCGGCATCCTCAACTGCGAAATCGAAGAAGGCGTCTGGATCGTGCCGCCGCAGTGCGCCTTGTGGATCCCCGGCGACCTGCCCCACTCGGCCTGGGGTTCCGGTGAAGTGGAGTGCTACTGCCTGTTCGTCGAGCAGGATGCCGCGCCGGATCTGCCGACCACCTGCTGCACAATTTCGGTATCGCCGCTGCTGCGCGAGTTGCTGCTCAAGGCGACCGCCGTTCCTGAGCTGTACGCCCCAGGCGGACGGGAGGAACGGCTGCTGGCGGTGTTGCTCGACGAGCTGGTGGCGGCGCCGGTGGAGGACCTGCACCTGCCCATGCCGCGCGACCCACGCTTGCGTCGCCTCGCGGAAATGATCCTAGCGACGCCGGCTGACAAGACGTCGAAGACCGCCTGGGCGACGCACATAGGCATGAGCGAGCGCAGCATGAGCCGCCTGCTGCTGCAGGAAATTGGCATGAGCTTCGGGCGCTGGCGTCGGCAGCTGCACGTGATCCTGGCGCTGCAACGGCTGACCAAGGGTGACAGCGTGCAAACGGTGGCGCTGGAACTGGGCTACGAAAACGCCAGCGGCTTCGTCACGATGTTTCGCAAGGCGGTGGGCAAGCCGCCGGCTCGCTACCTTTCGGATCGCACCGGCAGCGCGGTGACGGCAGCTGCGCCCGGAATCATGCTCCCCGATCCGATCGCCCTCTGA